The proteins below come from a single bacterium genomic window:
- a CDS encoding tetratricopeptide repeat protein: MKIKAFLIVLIFSLIFPLCITASERGDFSVAKKFHDDGLYSMAIDSLEIFIKQYPHSPFIGDAYYWLGETLVKENRFKESEEVLQKVILLYSQNQYIEYAYQTLAYSQLQQEKFIEARSTLKNFTDKFPNSALLPSIYILTGEILCKENNIPEAINNFTMVSQGQTLVDQALYSLGKAYSSIKDWEKAKQYYQEILSNFPRSDFAPLALYSIGICQFEEENFDESLKTFSALARKFPRSNVIPASRYYSGSVYMKQTDFSRAIRIYERFLRQYKDSQWVDETLLALSNCYKAIGKQKKSIQTLQRIIDEFPESSLMPEAFYQLGVFHYSENNFPKAIEYYSKIKKEYPDYKKMDNVLIDLGVSFYKQQQYKNAGEIFSLFNENYSKHPKNAEIIYWIGNTLFKEGNFEKALERYNQIAEDAFDMEISDDVMFQKALCYQALGNRADSLLTLENLMSKYPQSKLVPFSLLRLGELFLEEKNFSSARRYFQDIEEKFPKHPIVVDAIFKTALSFYQEAKFNEAIYILQSIQEKWKNSALIPEALYWTGWCYFRKGKYEEAIKSYQRILDEFPNTQSCEEALYQIGNCHYNLKNYAEAKNTFQKILNIYTKGEREDESYYSIASTCFKMGNDAEALSYLGKYETEFPNGKFIAEVYLQTAYYHYGREDYNEARKYFVMLTAKMPGHKLVSEAYYWIGWTYYHQQNFAEAIEAFTKIKADSWEKKDAQFRIAECLYMQEKWDEAYPLYSAFIQNYPKSQLIPEALYKTGLSLQNTGKLYETLDYLRKAINTNAPDYLKANCQYEIGKTFDKLNEFSSACFEYLKVSYLYPSYTKLAISSYKRAAEILEEEAKLIQAKNIYTKLLDFPEEKNFAQDKIIKLNKKISGE; encoded by the coding sequence ATGAAAATTAAGGCGTTTCTTATTGTTTTAATTTTTTCTCTTATCTTTCCATTATGCATTACTGCAAGTGAAAGGGGAGATTTCTCTGTTGCAAAAAAATTCCATGACGATGGTTTGTACTCTATGGCCATCGACTCTTTGGAGATATTCATAAAACAATATCCCCATTCCCCCTTTATCGGCGATGCTTACTATTGGCTTGGAGAAACTCTCGTAAAAGAAAATCGTTTTAAAGAATCCGAAGAAGTTTTGCAAAAGGTTATTTTGTTATATTCCCAAAATCAATACATAGAATACGCTTATCAAACTCTTGCATATTCTCAACTACAGCAGGAAAAATTTATCGAAGCCCGTTCCACATTAAAAAATTTTACAGATAAATTTCCCAACTCAGCGCTGCTACCTTCAATTTATATTCTGACAGGAGAAATATTATGTAAAGAGAACAATATCCCCGAAGCCATCAACAACTTTACAATGGTTTCACAGGGACAAACACTTGTGGACCAAGCTTTATATTCATTAGGGAAAGCATATTCTTCAATCAAAGACTGGGAAAAAGCCAAGCAATATTATCAAGAAATTTTATCGAATTTCCCCCGAAGCGATTTTGCACCCCTTGCTTTATACAGCATAGGTATTTGTCAATTTGAAGAAGAAAATTTTGACGAGAGTCTAAAAACATTTTCAGCCCTTGCACGTAAATTCCCAAGAAGCAATGTCATCCCAGCATCTCGTTATTACTCCGGCAGTGTCTATATGAAACAAACGGATTTTAGCAGAGCTATAAGAATATATGAGAGATTTTTAAGGCAATACAAAGATAGCCAGTGGGTTGATGAAACCCTTCTTGCTCTTTCTAATTGCTATAAAGCTATCGGCAAACAGAAAAAAAGCATCCAGACGCTTCAGAGAATTATAGATGAATTCCCCGAAAGCAGTTTAATGCCAGAAGCGTTTTACCAGTTGGGCGTTTTTCATTATTCGGAAAATAATTTTCCCAAAGCGATTGAATATTATTCAAAAATAAAAAAAGAATACCCTGATTACAAAAAAATGGACAACGTGCTTATAGATTTGGGGGTTAGTTTCTATAAACAACAACAATATAAAAACGCAGGGGAAATATTTTCTTTATTTAATGAGAACTACTCTAAGCATCCCAAAAATGCGGAAATTATATATTGGATAGGCAACACTCTTTTTAAAGAAGGCAACTTTGAAAAAGCTTTAGAGAGATATAATCAAATTGCAGAAGACGCTTTCGACATGGAAATTTCCGATGACGTTATGTTTCAAAAAGCCCTTTGTTATCAGGCATTAGGCAATAGGGCTGACTCTTTGCTTACTCTTGAAAATCTTATGTCAAAATATCCACAAAGCAAATTGGTTCCGTTTTCTCTTTTGCGTTTGGGCGAGCTTTTTTTGGAAGAAAAAAACTTTTCAAGCGCTAGAAGATATTTTCAAGACATAGAAGAAAAATTTCCCAAACATCCAATAGTTGTGGACGCAATATTTAAAACTGCGTTAAGTTTTTATCAAGAGGCAAAATTTAACGAAGCCATATATATTCTGCAAAGCATTCAGGAAAAATGGAAAAATTCGGCTCTTATACCGGAGGCGCTATATTGGACAGGATGGTGCTATTTCAGGAAAGGTAAATACGAAGAAGCTATAAAATCTTACCAGAGAATTTTGGATGAATTTCCCAACACTCAATCTTGCGAAGAAGCACTCTACCAAATAGGAAACTGCCATTACAACCTTAAAAACTATGCCGAGGCAAAAAATACTTTCCAAAAAATTCTCAACATTTATACAAAAGGGGAAAGAGAAGATGAATCATATTACTCTATCGCATCAACTTGTTTTAAAATGGGCAATGATGCCGAGGCCCTATCCTATTTGGGGAAATATGAGACAGAGTTCCCTAACGGTAAATTCATAGCAGAAGTTTATCTACAAACTGCCTATTATCACTATGGCAGAGAAGATTACAACGAGGCAAGAAAATATTTTGTTATGCTTACAGCAAAAATGCCAGGCCATAAATTGGTATCTGAAGCTTATTACTGGATAGGTTGGACTTATTATCATCAACAAAATTTTGCGGAGGCAATAGAGGCATTCACAAAAATTAAAGCAGACTCATGGGAGAAAAAAGACGCGCAGTTTAGAATAGCTGAATGCTTATATATGCAAGAAAAATGGGACGAAGCTTATCCGCTTTATTCGGCTTTCATCCAAAATTATCCGAAAAGTCAACTTATCCCCGAAGCCTTATACAAAACAGGGCTTTCGCTTCAAAACACGGGAAAATTATACGAAACACTGGATTATTTAAGAAAAGCAATAAATACAAACGCTCCGGATTATCTAAAAGCAAACTGCCAATATGAAATAGGCAAAACCTTTGATAAATTAAACGAATTTTCGAGCGCATGTTTTGAATACCTTAAAGTGTCATATTTGTACCCTTCTTATACTAAACTGGCTATAAGTTCCTACAAAAGAGCCGCTGAAATTTTGGAAGAGGAAGCTAAATTGATTCAGGCAAAAAACATATATACCAAATTATTGGATTTTCCGGAAGAAAAAAACTTTGCGCAAGACAAAATTATAAAACTGAATAAAAAAATCTCGGGAGAATAG
- a CDS encoding 50S ribosome-binding GTPase produces the protein MPANLTPQYHEADKEYKQAKTYSEKIEALKKMLAIMPKHKGTERLQGDLKTKISKLNKISQKKSVKKESDSLSHIDKEGAGQVILIGKPNVGKSHIISGLTNANSPVTEYPFATRKPIMGMMKFEDIKIQLIDTPSITKTFTERYLFPLIREADMVILIVDLAQEDILEQVEEITEILKSKLISLKNEKAEGLLPKKCLLIGNKNDFSEALTQLNVLKELYGNDFTSIFSISALKENWGDLKRKVFHTLEVIRVYTKQPGKPFEKGEPFVMKKGSNVHEVAIAVHKDFTNLKFARLWDEGNYSGQRVERNHILKDKDILELHM, from the coding sequence ATGCCAGCTAATCTTACCCCTCAATATCACGAAGCAGACAAAGAATATAAACAAGCCAAAACATATTCTGAAAAAATAGAAGCACTGAAGAAAATGTTAGCTATTATGCCGAAACATAAAGGCACGGAAAGACTTCAAGGAGATCTGAAAACAAAAATCTCCAAGTTAAACAAGATTAGTCAGAAAAAATCCGTCAAGAAAGAGTCGGATTCCTTATCTCATATAGATAAAGAAGGTGCAGGGCAAGTAATATTAATCGGAAAACCCAATGTCGGAAAATCGCATATTATATCGGGGCTAACAAATGCCAATTCTCCTGTAACCGAATATCCTTTCGCCACAAGAAAGCCAATCATGGGAATGATGAAGTTTGAAGATATTAAAATCCAGCTTATCGACACTCCGTCAATAACAAAAACTTTTACAGAAAGGTATTTGTTCCCGCTCATCAGAGAAGCAGATATGGTGATATTGATAGTCGATTTGGCTCAAGAAGACATTTTAGAACAAGTCGAAGAAATAACCGAGATACTTAAATCGAAATTAATATCGTTGAAAAATGAAAAAGCGGAGGGATTACTCCCTAAAAAATGCTTACTTATAGGCAATAAAAACGATTTTTCGGAAGCGTTAACACAGCTTAATGTGTTGAAAGAATTGTATGGAAATGATTTTACTTCTATTTTTAGCATTTCTGCTTTAAAAGAAAACTGGGGAGACTTAAAACGCAAAGTGTTCCATACATTAGAAGTTATAAGAGTATATACAAAACAACCTGGTAAACCGTTTGAGAAAGGAGAACCCTTTGTTATGAAAAAGGGCTCAAACGTCCACGAAGTTGCAATTGCCGTGCATAAAGATTTCACAAATTTAAAATTTGCTCGTCTTTGGGATGAAGGGAATTATTCGGGGCAAAGGGTCGAAAGAAACCATATCTTAAAAGATAAAGACATCCTGGAGTTACATATGTAA
- the eno gene encoding phosphopyruvate hydratase has protein sequence MNSIVEVKAREILDSRGNPTVEAEVKLSSGTIGRADVPSGASTGEHEALELRDGDKTRFKGKGVTKAVNNINKIISPELKGKDVTSQREIDEFLIKLDGTPNKGKLGANAILGVSMACARAAAIEKKLPLYKYLNVNSNLLPAPCLNILNGGMHADNNVDIQEFMIVPTGASSFKEAMRMAAEVYQTLKGVLQAKKLSSAVGDEGGFAPNLASNEDAIKIIIDAIKNAGYTEGKDINLGLDVAASSLFKDGKYVLESEGKTLSAEEMSDYYSSLVEKYPILFIEDGLAEDDWDGWKLMTEKLGGKIRLIGDDLFVTNPVRLNKGIQMKVANSILIKLNQIGTLTETLDTIKIAKQAGYTSLVSHRSGETEDSFIADLVVATGAGKIKTGAPCRSERTCKYNQLLRIEEELGTNAIYAGRKSFEL, from the coding sequence ATGAACAGTATAGTCGAAGTTAAGGCAAGAGAGATTTTGGATTCAAGAGGCAACCCAACGGTTGAAGCAGAAGTAAAACTTTCATCGGGAACAATAGGCAGAGCCGATGTTCCTTCAGGCGCTTCTACCGGCGAACACGAAGCATTGGAACTGCGAGACGGTGATAAAACAAGATTTAAAGGAAAAGGAGTAACAAAAGCCGTAAATAACATAAATAAGATAATATCGCCTGAACTAAAAGGAAAAGACGTTACTTCACAAAGAGAAATAGACGAATTTCTTATAAAGTTAGACGGCACACCAAATAAAGGCAAATTGGGCGCAAACGCAATCTTGGGTGTTTCTATGGCTTGTGCTCGAGCCGCCGCAATAGAAAAAAAACTTCCGCTTTATAAGTATCTCAACGTAAATTCAAACCTTTTGCCTGCGCCATGTTTAAACATATTAAACGGCGGGATGCATGCCGATAATAATGTTGACATACAAGAATTTATGATAGTTCCCACCGGCGCTTCTTCTTTCAAAGAAGCAATGCGCATGGCGGCAGAAGTTTATCAAACCTTAAAAGGTGTATTGCAAGCAAAGAAACTTTCCTCAGCCGTGGGAGATGAAGGCGGATTCGCCCCTAACCTCGCATCAAACGAAGATGCAATAAAAATAATAATCGACGCCATTAAAAATGCCGGGTACACAGAAGGAAAAGATATTAACTTAGGTTTGGATGTTGCAGCTTCCAGCCTATTTAAAGATGGTAAATATGTGTTAGAAAGCGAAGGGAAAACCTTATCCGCAGAGGAAATGTCAGATTACTACAGCTCACTGGTAGAAAAATATCCGATATTATTTATTGAAGACGGATTAGCAGAAGATGATTGGGACGGATGGAAGTTAATGACCGAAAAATTAGGAGGCAAAATCCGCCTCATAGGAGATGATTTGTTCGTCACAAATCCCGTAAGATTAAACAAAGGGATACAAATGAAAGTAGCTAATTCCATTCTCATAAAACTTAACCAGATAGGGACATTGACCGAAACGTTGGATACCATTAAAATCGCAAAACAAGCAGGATATACATCATTAGTATCGCACCGTTCCGGCGAAACGGAAGATTCTTTCATTGCAGATTTGGTTGTTGCCACAGGCGCTGGAAAAATCAAAACTGGTGCCCCATGTCGCTCTGAACGTACTTGCAAATATAATCAACTTTTGAGAATAGAAGAAGAATTGGGTACCAATGCAATATACGCAGGTAGGAAATCTTTCGAATTATGA
- a CDS encoding septum formation initiator family protein, with product MYLLIPNYSTLVRYQEDYEALNIQINELEKENENLKIEIEKLKTDPLYIEKIARKELGMTRQGEIIYRITTTHPTGDSQLNDSADKKE from the coding sequence ATGTATCTTCTAATCCCCAATTATTCGACGCTTGTAAGATACCAAGAAGACTACGAAGCTTTAAACATTCAAATAAACGAATTAGAGAAAGAAAATGAAAATCTAAAAATAGAGATTGAAAAATTGAAAACAGACCCATTATATATTGAAAAAATTGCCAGAAAAGAACTCGGTATGACCAGGCAAGGCGAGATAATTTACAGAATAACGACTACCCACCCCACAGGAGATTCACAGCTAAATGACTCAGCGGATAAAAAGGAATAG
- the ffh gene encoding signal recognition particle protein, which produces MFQNLTDKLQTIFKNLRGQGVISESNIKEGLREIQLALLEADVNYRIVKEFIENIAQEAVGQKVINNITPSQKLIKIVHDKLIELLGKEASSIKHSSNPPNIIMLVGLQGSGKTTTSAKLAKFLNKKEQSILLAGTDTQRPAAREQLQFLGKNLGLPVITEGKTPLDIAINAVKKASSISADVLIIDTQGRLHINEELMDELIKMKKAVSPSEILLVADAMTGQDAVNIAKSFNEKLGITGVILTKLDTDTRGGAAISIRKVTGVPIKFIGAGEKTEDLEIFYPERMASRILGMGDILTLVEKAESEVNKDDAEKLVKKLKSEKLDLEDFLLQLRQMKKIGPLSKMLDYLPAGSGLKNMDISEERYKHIEAIILSMTPKERSEPRIIDGSRRKRIAKGSGTNVQDINQLLKQFYSVRKFIKGMVGKGSEMKRKGFLSPLIS; this is translated from the coding sequence ATGTTTCAGAATTTAACCGATAAATTACAAACAATTTTTAAAAATTTAAGAGGGCAGGGAGTAATCAGCGAAAGCAACATAAAAGAAGGATTGAGAGAAATCCAACTTGCTCTGCTTGAAGCAGATGTGAACTATCGAATAGTGAAAGAATTCATTGAAAATATTGCTCAAGAAGCTGTCGGGCAAAAAGTTATAAACAACATTACTCCTTCTCAAAAATTAATCAAAATAGTCCACGATAAATTAATAGAGCTGCTTGGGAAAGAAGCCTCCTCAATAAAGCATTCATCAAATCCGCCGAATATTATTATGTTGGTTGGGTTACAAGGAAGCGGCAAAACAACAACAAGCGCTAAATTGGCAAAGTTTTTGAATAAGAAAGAGCAAAGTATTCTTCTTGCCGGAACAGACACACAAAGACCTGCGGCAAGAGAACAACTCCAATTTCTTGGGAAAAATTTGGGATTGCCGGTTATCACGGAAGGAAAAACACCGCTTGATATTGCCATAAATGCCGTAAAAAAAGCAAGTTCAATAAGCGCAGATGTTTTAATCATAGATACTCAGGGAAGACTCCATATAAACGAAGAATTGATGGATGAACTTATAAAAATGAAAAAAGCAGTTTCTCCTTCTGAAATTCTGCTCGTTGCAGATGCAATGACAGGACAAGACGCAGTCAATATTGCAAAGAGCTTTAATGAGAAATTAGGCATAACAGGTGTAATCCTTACTAAACTGGATACCGATACTCGAGGAGGAGCAGCAATCTCAATCAGGAAAGTTACAGGTGTGCCTATTAAATTTATAGGCGCAGGTGAAAAAACAGAGGACTTAGAAATCTTTTATCCCGAGCGCATGGCTTCGCGAATACTGGGGATGGGAGACATTTTAACATTAGTTGAAAAAGCCGAAAGCGAAGTTAACAAAGATGATGCGGAAAAATTAGTAAAAAAACTAAAATCGGAAAAACTTGACCTTGAAGATTTCCTGTTGCAACTTAGACAGATGAAAAAAATCGGACCATTGTCTAAAATGTTGGATTATCTTCCCGCAGGATCTGGTTTGAAAAATATGGACATTTCCGAAGAACGTTATAAACATATTGAAGCGATAATTTTGTCTATGACTCCGAAAGAAAGAAGTGAGCCTCGCATAATAGACGGCAGCAGAAGAAAAAGAATTGCTAAAGGAAGCGGGACAAATGTTCAGGATATCAACCAGTTATTGAAACAGTTTTACTCTGTTCGAAAATTTATAAAAGGAATGGTAGGCAAAGGGTCAGAAATGAAAAGAAAAGGGTTTCTATCCCCCTTGATTTCATAG
- the rpsP gene encoding 30S ribosomal protein S16, giving the protein MAIRIRLKRIGKKKQSYYRIVVADVRFPRDGRSIEEIGLYDPNQDPAKVDINKERLEYWMGNGATLTPTVENILKSRPSITDKSKIKMQK; this is encoded by the coding sequence ATGGCAATAAGAATCAGATTAAAAAGAATAGGTAAAAAGAAACAAAGTTATTACAGAATAGTAGTTGCGGACGTTCGTTTTCCAAGAGACGGCAGATCAATCGAAGAAATCGGTCTCTATGACCCAAATCAAGATCCTGCAAAAGTAGATATCAACAAAGAACGTTTAGAATACTGGATGGGAAACGGAGCTACCCTTACTCCTACTGTGGAGAATATTCTCAAAAGCAGACCCAGTATTACTGATAAATCAAAAATAAAAATGCAAAAATAA
- the trmD gene encoding tRNA (guanosine(37)-N1)-methyltransferase TrmD yields the protein MDIHILTLFPNTFRGVFEESIIKRAQEKGLVKIFLHDLRQFGLGKHKVTDDAPYGGGAGMIMQIEPIYAAIKKIKKNNRKKKIKNRTILLTPQGEVLNEKKSKKLAKESSLVLICGHYKGLDERIRLNLIDEEISVGDYVLSGGEIAAMTVVDTVVRLIPKVVGNKESIKLDSFYQNILEGPLYTRPAEFEGMKVPDILLSGNHEEISKWRRKEALRRTYLKRPELLDVIKLNKEDKQMLKEIKKE from the coding sequence ATGGACATTCACATACTCACTCTTTTCCCGAATACATTTCGCGGGGTTTTTGAAGAAAGTATAATAAAAAGAGCTCAAGAAAAAGGTCTAGTTAAGATATTCCTGCACGATTTGAGGCAATTCGGATTAGGCAAACACAAAGTTACAGACGATGCTCCTTATGGCGGTGGAGCCGGAATGATTATGCAAATAGAGCCTATATATGCAGCGATAAAAAAAATAAAAAAAAATAACCGAAAGAAAAAAATAAAAAACAGAACAATTCTTCTCACTCCGCAAGGTGAAGTTCTAAACGAAAAGAAAAGTAAAAAGTTGGCAAAAGAGTCGTCTCTTGTTCTTATATGCGGACATTACAAGGGTTTAGATGAAAGAATCCGACTAAATCTTATAGACGAAGAAATATCTGTAGGTGATTATGTTTTAAGCGGAGGAGAAATCGCGGCTATGACCGTTGTAGATACAGTAGTAAGACTTATCCCTAAAGTTGTGGGGAATAAAGAGTCAATTAAGTTAGATTCCTTCTATCAAAATATTCTGGAAGGACCATTATATACGCGACCCGCAGAATTTGAAGGGATGAAAGTTCCCGATATTCTCTTGTCGGGCAATCACGAAGAAATATCTAAATGGAGAAGGAAAGAAGCTTTAAGAAGAACATATTTAAAAAGACCCGAACTTCTTGATGTGATTAAATTAAATAAAGAAGACAAACAAATGTTAAAGGAAATCAAAAAAGAATAA
- the rplS gene encoding 50S ribosomal protein L19, translating to MLDIRQTVEKPRMREEISGFRVGDTVKVSLKIKEIIKEERNKKKGSKEKITEKEKIYPFQGIVIKRKGGGIRETFTVRKESHGIGVERIFPLHSPIISEIRILKKGNVKRAKLYYLRDGKKRK from the coding sequence ATGTTAGATATCAGACAAACTGTAGAAAAACCGAGAATGAGAGAAGAAATTTCCGGGTTTCGAGTAGGAGACACGGTAAAAGTTTCGCTAAAAATTAAAGAAATAATTAAAGAAGAAAGAAATAAGAAGAAGGGCAGTAAAGAAAAGATTACAGAAAAAGAAAAAATTTATCCGTTTCAAGGTATAGTGATAAAAAGAAAAGGCGGGGGTATAAGAGAAACCTTCACTGTTAGAAAAGAAAGCCATGGCATAGGTGTAGAAAGAATATTTCCGCTTCATTCACCGATAATCAGCGAAATTCGCATCCTGAAAAAAGGTAACGTAAAAAGAGCAAAGCTTTATTATTTGAGAGACGGGAAGAAGAGAAAATAA
- a CDS encoding ribonuclease HII yields MPEKIDLTVYERNLWQKDIKLVAGIDEAGRGPLAGPVVAAVVIFSPFKKIEGVKDSKKLSSSKREQLFELITKEALDWGIGIVSERTIEKINILQATRLAMLMAIKNLKRTPEFLLIDGPISLDIKISQKPIIGGDGKSFSIGAASIIAKVTRDRLMQKYHKLFPKYGFDKHNGYGTRKHLQAMQVYGPCSIHRRTYEPVKKLIKENQIVHFP; encoded by the coding sequence ATGCCTGAAAAAATAGACCTTACCGTTTATGAAAGAAACTTGTGGCAAAAAGATATAAAGTTGGTGGCAGGTATAGACGAAGCTGGCAGAGGTCCTTTAGCAGGTCCCGTAGTAGCCGCAGTGGTAATCTTCTCCCCTTTCAAAAAAATAGAAGGGGTTAAAGACAGCAAAAAACTCTCATCATCCAAAAGAGAACAACTCTTTGAACTGATAACCAAAGAAGCTCTGGACTGGGGTATTGGAATAGTAAGCGAGAGAACAATAGAAAAAATAAACATCTTACAGGCAACACGTCTGGCAATGTTAATGGCCATAAAAAATTTAAAAAGAACTCCCGAATTTTTGTTAATAGACGGGCCTATCTCTCTTGATATAAAAATATCGCAAAAACCAATAATAGGAGGCGACGGGAAATCTTTTTCGATAGGCGCAGCTTCAATAATAGCCAAAGTTACAAGGGATAGATTAATGCAGAAATATCACAAATTATTCCCCAAATACGGGTTTGATAAACATAACGGATACGGCACCCGGAAACATCTCCAAGCCATGCAAGTATATGGACCCTGCTCTATTCATAGGAGAACTTATGAACCTGTTAAGAAGCTTATTAAAGAAAATCAAATTGTCCATTTTCCTTAA
- a CDS encoding YraN family protein — protein sequence MNLLRSLLKKIKLSIFLKKRDRKDAGKIGENIAVKFLTRKGYSILEQNFRVKGGEIDIIASKDNTLVFVEVKSRTSTEYGTGEEAVTYTKRKKLILAAKIYLKYKGEDYNCRFDVIAILFDKTKKAKEINHIEGAFTL from the coding sequence ATGAACCTGTTAAGAAGCTTATTAAAGAAAATCAAATTGTCCATTTTCCTTAAAAAAAGGGATAGAAAAGATGCGGGGAAGATTGGGGAGAACATTGCCGTAAAATTTTTAACCCGTAAAGGTTATAGCATTCTTGAACAAAACTTCAGAGTAAAAGGAGGCGAAATAGATATAATCGCTTCTAAAGACAATACTTTAGTTTTTGTAGAAGTAAAATCACGCACATCTACAGAATACGGAACAGGAGAAGAGGCAGTTACTTATACAAAAAGAAAAAAGTTAATTCTTGCCGCAAAGATTTATCTAAAATACAAGGGTGAAGATTATAACTGTAGATTTGATGTAATCGCTATACTTTTCGATAAGACAAAAAAAGCAAAAGAAATAAATCATATTGAAGGTGCCTTTACGCTGTGA